In Bythopirellula goksoeyrii, a single window of DNA contains:
- a CDS encoding 4a-hydroxytetrahydrobiopterin dehydratase, which produces MATQTAEQLTKKKCLPCEGGVDPYSPDEAKAQLSNHEGWYLTHEGQRIRKDWKVKNFLAGMDFFQKCAEVAEADGHHPDLHIEGYRNVSVELWTHAIGGLSENDFILAAKIDQLPIELASK; this is translated from the coding sequence ATGGCTACGCAAACCGCCGAACAACTAACGAAGAAAAAATGCTTGCCCTGTGAAGGGGGCGTCGATCCCTATTCGCCAGACGAGGCGAAAGCCCAACTGTCCAATCACGAAGGTTGGTATCTCACTCACGAGGGTCAACGAATTCGCAAAGATTGGAAAGTGAAGAATTTTCTGGCAGGGATGGATTTCTTTCAGAAGTGCGCTGAGGTCGCTGAGGCAGATGGCCACCATCCCGACCTGCACATCGAAGGTTATCGCAACGTGTCGGTCGAGTTGTGGACCCATGCGATTGGAGGATTGTCAGAAAACGATTTTATTCTCGCGGCGAAGATAGACCAACTACCGATTGAATTAGCGAGCAAGTGA
- a CDS encoding YhdH/YhfP family quinone oxidoreductase, translating into MPMESFPALIVRREDKSDATFAVEQITRADLPAGDVVIEVEYSSLNYKDALACHAHPGVVRQLPHVPGIDCAGKVLESTVADFSVGDSVLVTGYDLGSGAWGGYSAQVRVPAAWVVPMPKSLTPRTAMLYGTAGFTAAQCVHAIQHHGVGLKRGEVVVTGATGGVGSIAVALLAKLGYQVVAVTGKPEFSELLQELGAQRIIGRTEVDDESEKQLLPSQWSAAVDTVGGNTLATLLRSTAYRGCVAACGLVGGDTLPLTVYPFILRGVTLCGIDSAKCPREPRMEIWDLLSGEWNVAEKLEPLAREVSLNEISTEVAAMLAGKNHGRILVRPSE; encoded by the coding sequence ATGCCCATGGAATCCTTTCCTGCTCTGATCGTTCGGCGTGAAGACAAGTCGGATGCAACGTTCGCGGTCGAGCAAATCACTCGCGCTGATTTGCCGGCCGGTGATGTCGTGATTGAAGTGGAGTATTCGTCGCTCAACTACAAAGACGCGCTCGCTTGCCACGCACATCCGGGAGTTGTGAGGCAGCTGCCGCACGTGCCGGGGATCGACTGTGCTGGGAAGGTCCTCGAATCGACCGTGGCAGATTTTTCGGTTGGTGACTCCGTTTTGGTCACAGGATATGATCTCGGCAGCGGCGCGTGGGGTGGCTACTCTGCTCAGGTTCGGGTACCGGCGGCGTGGGTCGTACCGATGCCGAAGTCGCTCACGCCTCGAACAGCGATGCTCTACGGTACGGCGGGGTTCACGGCTGCCCAGTGCGTGCACGCGATCCAACACCACGGCGTTGGTCTCAAGCGAGGGGAAGTAGTGGTTACTGGTGCCACAGGCGGAGTAGGTAGTATCGCGGTGGCTTTGCTGGCGAAGTTGGGATACCAGGTTGTCGCCGTCACAGGTAAACCGGAATTCAGCGAATTGCTGCAAGAACTGGGTGCCCAGCGAATCATTGGCCGAACGGAAGTTGACGACGAAAGCGAGAAACAACTGCTCCCCTCTCAATGGTCTGCCGCGGTGGATACGGTAGGAGGTAATACTCTGGCGACCCTGCTGCGATCGACTGCCTATCGGGGTTGCGTGGCTGCCTGCGGATTGGTTGGCGGGGACACTTTGCCGCTGACTGTCTATCCTTTCATTTTGCGGGGGGTGACGCTTTGCGGCATTGACTCAGCCAAATGTCCTCGAGAGCCCCGGATGGAAATCTGGGATCTACTCTCAGGAGAGTGGAATGTTGCAGAGAAGCTTGAGCCTCTGGCTCGGGAAGTATCTCTGAACGAGATTTCAACAGAAGTTGCGGCTATGCTCGCGGGGAAAAATCATGGGCGAATTCTCGTACGCCCGAGTGAGTGA
- a CDS encoding PstS family phosphate ABC transporter substrate-binding protein → MRHFASPFSFLVLALLTVGQSFAETLDVPLLDPNLPYYRPVEKLAGELKLGGSNTMSHVASGWINSFTELYPDVNITVEVNGSREAVESVQKGDTHIGLLSRTISAEEVESFQNELGYPPVVLTPCLERTAIYVNKNNPIEGMTIAQLDAVFGSECKRGAKGPCHTWGQVGLTGKWAKMPITVHARTFDTGSQVFIQEAVLLGAPIREDMISHKSNIEIVDAVAKDEGGVGFGGLSYTTSEVKTVPLAFTEGQEFVAIDSPEADMGMYPLVRRLQLVVKHDPKQDMNPVEQEFIRYVFSRMGQEDVLKAGYQAIPARPARVALDAVGLGLSR, encoded by the coding sequence ATGCGTCACTTCGCTTCACCTTTCTCGTTTCTTGTCTTGGCACTCTTGACTGTTGGTCAATCGTTCGCTGAGACGCTCGATGTTCCCCTGTTGGATCCGAATTTGCCCTACTATCGCCCCGTAGAGAAACTCGCCGGCGAATTAAAGCTGGGGGGGTCGAATACGATGTCGCATGTCGCGAGTGGCTGGATCAATAGCTTCACTGAGTTGTATCCCGACGTGAATATTACGGTCGAGGTGAATGGTTCGCGCGAAGCCGTCGAGTCTGTACAAAAGGGCGATACGCATATCGGTCTCTTAAGTCGGACGATTTCTGCAGAGGAAGTCGAGTCTTTTCAGAATGAGCTCGGATACCCTCCTGTCGTACTCACACCATGCTTAGAACGGACAGCTATCTATGTCAATAAGAACAACCCGATCGAAGGCATGACGATCGCGCAACTAGACGCAGTCTTTGGTTCAGAGTGTAAGCGCGGTGCCAAAGGGCCTTGCCACACGTGGGGCCAGGTGGGTCTTACCGGAAAATGGGCCAAGATGCCGATCACCGTCCATGCACGCACGTTCGACACGGGATCGCAGGTCTTTATACAGGAAGCGGTGCTTTTAGGTGCTCCCATCCGTGAAGATATGATATCGCACAAATCGAACATCGAGATCGTTGATGCTGTGGCCAAGGATGAGGGGGGAGTAGGTTTTGGAGGTTTGTCGTATACAACTTCCGAAGTGAAAACCGTTCCGCTGGCCTTCACCGAAGGACAAGAGTTCGTCGCCATTGATTCCCCCGAAGCCGACATGGGAATGTACCCGCTCGTGCGACGTTTGCAATTGGTCGTGAAACACGATCCCAAGCAAGACATGAATCCAGTCGAACAAGAGTTCATTCGCTATGTGTTTAGCCGAATGGGCCAAGAGGATGTCCTCAAAGCAGGCTATCAAGCGATACCCGCCCGCCCAGCTCGAGTCGCGCTTGACGCGGTCGGACTGGGACTTTCTCGTTAG
- a CDS encoding YbaY family lipoprotein, with product MKTVQNVSWTACSSLMLLISGEASGVDTNRLSTHSQSAPSWTSSMNSAYSNPAYGYGSAAIDRDRTGSITQPQWNDPTRPSFDPRLAQPLDPMFNPNPYTPSTPQKWRLGIYPENSTTGVVVREVIRGSAAERAGLEVNDRVISIHGYQVGYVNGVLYDIGQELERHADSNGWAQMLVQDGRNGKLMNLPIKLDGRNEVLSGTITYNDRSSLPIDAVAVVELREVVRSDIRPITIAKQTISGIRTAPIQFTIDYDGTQIDPRRNYVLHAYIESRGSQIYRTRSDMPVLGSNPSNNVRLLVESSSYPGGINTPSRQEQLAQISRWFRQYLGREPRAQELYVWEAHLARGGTLADAQLQILSTPEFYYQSQANDAEYVRRMFEMVTNREPSQQEVSQWLGRLNYYNRMRPDVAREFLASAATANANPSVRF from the coding sequence ATGAAAACAGTACAAAACGTATCTTGGACAGCTTGCAGTTCGCTCATGCTCTTGATCAGCGGCGAAGCAAGTGGCGTCGATACCAATCGCTTGTCGACCCATTCGCAATCTGCTCCATCGTGGACCAGCTCCATGAATAGTGCCTACAGCAATCCAGCCTATGGCTACGGTTCAGCTGCTATCGATCGTGATCGAACGGGCAGCATTACGCAGCCTCAGTGGAATGACCCAACGCGTCCTTCGTTTGATCCGCGACTGGCGCAACCACTAGACCCGATGTTCAATCCCAATCCCTATACCCCTTCGACGCCGCAGAAATGGCGACTGGGGATCTATCCAGAAAATTCAACCACCGGTGTCGTCGTCCGCGAAGTGATCCGCGGATCGGCAGCAGAACGGGCTGGATTAGAAGTGAACGATCGTGTGATCTCGATTCACGGCTACCAAGTGGGCTATGTCAATGGTGTGCTTTACGACATTGGTCAGGAACTAGAACGCCATGCTGATAGCAATGGCTGGGCGCAGATGCTCGTGCAGGATGGTCGCAACGGTAAGCTGATGAACTTGCCGATTAAACTTGATGGGCGAAATGAAGTGCTATCTGGCACGATTACCTACAATGATCGATCCTCCTTGCCGATCGATGCGGTTGCTGTGGTCGAGTTGCGAGAGGTAGTCCGCAGCGATATTCGGCCAATCACGATTGCGAAGCAGACCATTTCTGGAATTCGAACCGCACCAATTCAGTTCACCATCGACTACGATGGAACCCAGATCGACCCGCGTCGCAATTATGTACTCCATGCCTATATCGAATCACGAGGCAGCCAAATCTATCGAACGCGGAGTGATATGCCCGTCCTTGGTTCGAACCCAAGTAACAACGTACGACTTTTAGTTGAGTCCTCCTCGTATCCTGGTGGAATTAATACTCCCAGTCGTCAAGAACAATTGGCGCAGATTTCGCGATGGTTCCGCCAGTATCTGGGTCGCGAACCGCGGGCTCAAGAACTCTATGTGTGGGAAGCCCACCTGGCCCGTGGCGGCACACTTGCCGATGCCCAATTACAGATCTTGAGTACACCTGAATTCTACTATCAATCGCAAGCAAACGATGCTGAGTACGTCCGCCGAATGTTTGAAATGGTGACAAATCGAGAGCCTTCGCAGCAGGAAGTCTCCCAGTGGCTAGGCCGGCTGAACTACTACAATCGCATGCGACCAGATGTTGCTCGAGAATTCCTAGCCTCAGCAGCGACTGCCAATGCGAACCCGTCGGTTCGCTTTTGA
- a CDS encoding FHA domain-containing protein, with translation MKVLKLTVMNGPNQGRSLTVGCCETCLIGRGPQADFVVIDLRLSREHFFIDGSQGNWQVRDMNSRHGTYVNDQRIDEILLEQDDFIIAGDTKFLVSITDVPIKREHSSSVPPPHFDYGESTRRTWTRADS, from the coding sequence ATGAAGGTGTTAAAACTCACCGTGATGAACGGCCCCAACCAGGGTCGCTCGTTGACAGTTGGCTGCTGCGAAACTTGTTTGATCGGCCGCGGGCCTCAGGCAGATTTTGTTGTGATCGATCTACGTCTGTCACGCGAGCACTTCTTCATCGACGGATCCCAAGGCAACTGGCAAGTGCGAGACATGAATAGTAGGCATGGCACCTACGTCAACGACCAGCGCATCGACGAAATACTTCTCGAACAGGACGATTTCATAATAGCTGGGGACACCAAGTTCCTGGTTTCTATTACCGACGTCCCAATCAAGCGGGAGCACTCATCATCGGTTCCACCACCGCACTTCGACTACGGCGAAAGCACGCGTCGGACCTGGACCCGCGCCGACTCGTAG
- a CDS encoding formylglycine-generating enzyme family protein, whose amino-acid sequence MESPIAEVTLAPFFLSKYEMTQGQWARCTGNNPSSIQESWLFKGNLGIDETNEATDQSIPVPEQHPVESVSWNDTKEVLERRLHLRLPTEAQWEYAARAGTTSVYWFGNRVDDFGNAGNVADQFAYDHATLPLGDYDMQINDGYVTHAPVGIYQANAFGIHDVVGNVAELCRDEFENYTKTMLPCTGERPMNGHLFVSVRGSSFKFTIKANRSAGRIGTYPHKAEPTVGLRPARAVDN is encoded by the coding sequence CTGGAGAGCCCTATCGCAGAAGTCACTCTCGCACCATTTTTCTTATCCAAATACGAAATGACACAGGGGCAATGGGCCAGATGTACAGGGAACAATCCTTCCTCGATCCAGGAGTCTTGGTTATTCAAAGGTAATCTTGGCATCGACGAAACGAACGAGGCAACTGACCAATCTATTCCTGTTCCAGAACAGCATCCCGTCGAATCGGTCAGTTGGAATGATACCAAGGAAGTGCTCGAGCGCAGGCTTCACCTCAGATTGCCTACCGAAGCTCAATGGGAATATGCGGCCCGGGCGGGAACTACTTCTGTCTATTGGTTTGGGAATCGAGTTGATGACTTCGGCAATGCGGGAAATGTCGCAGATCAGTTTGCCTACGATCATGCCACGCTACCACTTGGTGATTACGACATGCAGATTAATGATGGGTATGTCACTCACGCACCCGTTGGAATCTACCAAGCGAATGCATTTGGAATTCACGACGTTGTCGGGAATGTCGCGGAGCTGTGCCGGGATGAGTTCGAAAATTACACCAAAACGATGTTGCCTTGTACTGGGGAAAGACCGATGAACGGTCACCTCTTTGTCTCCGTTCGTGGTTCCTCATTCAAGTTTACAATCAAAGCAAATCGATCTGCAGGAAGGATAGGGACCTATCCTCACAAGGCGGAGCCCACCGTTGGATTGCGGCCTGCGCGTGCCGTGGACAACTAA
- a CDS encoding serine/threonine-protein kinase, translating into MDHNFEDESLWLLVNEFVERKQRGEWPTIEEYCNSHPHLATQIKDLFPTLELVETMQPSSQASPGGILDHFPPPESIGDYRVIREIGRGGMGVVYEAEQESLKRRVALKVLPRNARDSDVVQARFLREARAAAQMHHTNIVPVFEVGEAKNYFFYAMQLIDGKSLDLVLDELNHNRGKGGTDEFMQLAAATSLQVAEALDYAHGRGIIHRDIKPANLLIDAQGVVWVTDFGLAKTEEEGMTRTGDFLGTLRYMAPERFKGKCDERADIYALGLTLYELLVQRPAFDSPDRLQLIDLINRTDPPPPSSLDRRIPRDLETIVLKSIDKDPDSRYPTAREMADDLRRYLDEEPIKARRHSVVELLYRWSKRNKGMAAAFSAIGILLTAVAIGSSLAAAKFHAQNELIRRNATLAAMRLEEISRLSDSQRVEDLNNEAEQMWPATPENVEAFEQWIEDAEGLISRLHGHETDLAALRKRASSYSTQNAGSKISSWQFDDPALHWQHKTLSRLVNDIHALESDDPQVSVLASIRKRLQFARTVQQRTIDDYLLEWDHACKSIADSEECPQYKGLTIKPQLGLVPLGRDPDSGLWEFAHLETGAIPIRREGKLFLNDDTGLVFVLIPGGTFLMGAAPLELGIHFSANAPTEEEYLVISDVEPHSFASELTLLPGDQVISINGRRILAELDLENLVSDLGSGDMMRFEVLRDSIAQHLEAEIPANVDP; encoded by the coding sequence GTGGATCACAATTTCGAGGATGAATCGTTATGGCTGCTTGTCAATGAGTTTGTCGAGCGTAAACAGCGTGGAGAATGGCCGACAATCGAGGAATACTGTAATTCTCATCCACATCTGGCGACCCAAATCAAGGATCTGTTTCCGACATTGGAACTCGTGGAAACCATGCAACCTTCCTCGCAGGCGTCTCCCGGCGGGATTTTAGATCACTTTCCCCCACCTGAATCGATTGGCGACTATCGCGTTATCAGGGAAATTGGCCGGGGTGGAATGGGGGTGGTTTACGAGGCCGAGCAGGAGTCGCTGAAACGCCGTGTGGCACTGAAAGTTCTTCCTCGCAATGCACGAGACAGTGACGTCGTGCAGGCACGGTTTCTTAGAGAAGCACGGGCGGCGGCTCAGATGCATCACACGAATATTGTGCCGGTCTTTGAGGTAGGCGAAGCGAAAAACTACTTCTTTTATGCAATGCAGTTGATCGATGGGAAAAGTTTAGACTTGGTGCTCGATGAATTGAATCATAATCGCGGGAAGGGTGGTACTGATGAGTTTATGCAATTAGCTGCGGCCACCTCGTTGCAAGTTGCCGAGGCATTAGACTATGCACACGGTCGAGGAATTATCCATCGCGACATCAAACCAGCCAATCTGCTGATTGATGCTCAAGGAGTGGTGTGGGTTACTGATTTCGGTTTGGCAAAAACTGAAGAAGAGGGAATGACTCGAACGGGTGACTTTCTCGGCACGCTACGGTATATGGCTCCAGAGAGATTTAAAGGGAAGTGCGATGAGCGCGCCGATATTTATGCTTTGGGCTTGACCTTGTATGAACTACTTGTGCAGCGGCCAGCTTTCGACTCGCCTGACCGTCTACAACTGATCGACTTAATCAACAGGACGGATCCACCTCCACCCTCCTCACTTGATCGACGCATTCCACGGGATCTTGAGACGATCGTGCTGAAGTCGATCGACAAGGATCCTGATAGTCGGTATCCGACTGCCCGAGAGATGGCAGATGACTTGCGACGATATCTGGATGAAGAACCAATCAAGGCGCGGCGACACTCTGTGGTCGAACTCTTGTACCGCTGGTCAAAACGCAATAAGGGCATGGCGGCGGCATTCAGTGCGATTGGAATTTTATTGACGGCAGTTGCGATTGGGTCGTCGCTTGCCGCGGCGAAATTCCATGCGCAGAACGAATTAATTCGTCGCAATGCAACGCTGGCAGCAATGCGGTTGGAAGAGATTTCGCGACTGTCCGACAGCCAGCGGGTGGAAGATTTGAATAACGAAGCTGAACAAATGTGGCCCGCTACCCCTGAAAACGTCGAGGCGTTCGAGCAGTGGATCGAGGACGCCGAGGGGCTTATCTCCCGCTTACATGGGCATGAAACAGACCTGGCTGCCCTTCGCAAACGAGCCTCATCGTATTCCACGCAAAATGCCGGCAGCAAAATATCCTCGTGGCAGTTTGACGACCCCGCCTTGCATTGGCAACACAAAACTTTGTCACGGCTTGTAAATGACATCCATGCACTCGAGAGCGACGACCCTCAGGTCAGTGTTCTGGCATCCATCCGCAAGCGGCTACAATTCGCGCGGACAGTTCAACAGCGAACGATCGATGACTATCTGCTCGAGTGGGATCACGCCTGTAAGTCGATCGCTGATTCTGAAGAGTGTCCGCAGTACAAGGGACTCACCATTAAGCCTCAACTCGGCCTGGTTCCCCTTGGCCGCGATCCCGATTCTGGATTGTGGGAGTTCGCACATCTTGAGACCGGTGCGATTCCTATTCGTCGAGAGGGGAAGCTATTCCTCAACGACGATACAGGGCTGGTGTTCGTCTTGATACCTGGCGGTACATTTCTCATGGGGGCCGCACCGCTAGAGCTAGGAATTCATTTTTCAGCAAATGCACCGACAGAAGAAGAATATCTTGTAATCTCCGATGTGGAACCCCATTCCTTTGCCTCTGAGCTGACTTTGCTGCCAGGCGATCAAGTGATCTCGATCAACGGTCGGCGAATCCTCGCTGAGCTGGACTTGGAGAACTTGGTAAGTGACTTGGGTTCCGGCGACATGATGCGATTTGAGGTTCTGCGAGATAGCATTGCACAGCATCTCGAGGCTGAAATTCCTGCCAATGTCGATCCCTAG
- a CDS encoding RNA polymerase sigma factor, whose product MVLDESHDSLVQQALEGDKVALADLFAIYQERLRRMVDLRIDQRVQQRVSTSDVLQEAYVDLANQLGNYSRNPVLPFFVWIRRITGQRLAKIHRQHLGAKKRNASLEISLYRGGVPNATSFALASNLAGSFISVSGKAMQIEREVKLQEILNSMDTEDREILAMRHYEQLSNGEVAHVLGISDAAAGMRHLRALRRLKEALSPYGELFDLPGSFSEHDEE is encoded by the coding sequence ATGGTTCTCGATGAAAGCCACGATAGTCTTGTTCAGCAGGCACTAGAGGGCGACAAAGTCGCCCTTGCGGACCTGTTTGCAATTTATCAAGAACGCCTGCGGCGAATGGTCGATTTGAGAATAGACCAACGAGTCCAGCAACGGGTAAGTACCTCCGACGTCCTGCAAGAAGCCTATGTAGACCTAGCAAATCAGCTTGGCAATTATTCTCGTAATCCGGTTTTACCGTTTTTCGTCTGGATTCGTCGCATCACCGGGCAACGACTTGCCAAGATTCATCGCCAACATCTCGGTGCCAAAAAACGCAACGCATCGCTGGAAATCTCGCTTTATCGGGGAGGGGTACCAAACGCTACTTCCTTTGCGCTGGCTTCAAATCTGGCGGGGTCATTCATTTCGGTTTCGGGAAAGGCAATGCAGATCGAACGTGAAGTCAAACTTCAAGAGATTCTTAATTCGATGGATACTGAGGACCGAGAGATTCTGGCCATGCGCCACTATGAACAATTGAGCAACGGTGAAGTGGCGCACGTGCTTGGCATCAGCGACGCAGCGGCAGGGATGCGACATCTTCGTGCTTTGCGTCGGCTCAAAGAAGCCCTCAGCCCCTATGGTGAATTATTTGACCTACCAGGCAGCTTCTCGGAGCATGACGAGGAGTAG
- the sdhB gene encoding succinate dehydrogenase iron-sulfur subunit gives MIADATPSAKKPSSFEVRVLRQDAPGEPGYWERHLITYEPNLNVISVLQKIAALSTTSDGKTTTPVAWDCNCLEEVCGACTMLVNGRTRQACSALVDRLLEDNPAGIELRPMSKFPVLRDLVVDRSRMFRTLEKIKGWIPVDGYGDRGAGPRESQENQEVRYPLSECMTCGCCLEACPQYAKVELFQRSDESDAEFAERKNQAYDQAFIGAAAISQAMLFNDHSTGHMNADERLDALSAPGGLQVCGNAQNCVAVCPKNIPLTTSIARAGRQLTGYMFRKFFDR, from the coding sequence ATGATTGCCGACGCCACACCCTCCGCCAAAAAGCCTTCCTCATTTGAAGTCCGCGTCCTTCGCCAGGATGCTCCGGGGGAGCCCGGTTATTGGGAGCGGCACCTAATCACCTACGAGCCAAACCTCAATGTGATCAGCGTGCTGCAAAAAATCGCGGCACTCTCTACCACTTCCGACGGCAAAACCACCACGCCGGTTGCTTGGGATTGCAACTGTTTGGAAGAGGTCTGCGGGGCCTGCACGATGCTCGTCAATGGTCGCACCAGGCAAGCGTGCTCGGCTTTGGTGGATCGCCTCTTGGAAGACAATCCAGCGGGAATTGAACTTCGCCCGATGAGCAAGTTCCCCGTGCTGCGGGATTTGGTCGTTGATCGGAGCCGGATGTTTCGGACTCTGGAGAAGATTAAGGGTTGGATCCCTGTGGATGGTTATGGTGACCGGGGTGCCGGTCCCCGCGAATCGCAGGAGAACCAAGAGGTTCGCTATCCGCTTTCCGAGTGCATGACCTGCGGTTGCTGTTTGGAGGCTTGCCCCCAGTATGCCAAAGTGGAATTGTTTCAACGCTCGGATGAAAGCGACGCGGAATTTGCCGAGCGGAAAAACCAAGCGTACGACCAGGCATTCATCGGTGCCGCGGCAATCAGCCAGGCGATGCTCTTCAACGACCACTCCACCGGCCACATGAATGCCGACGAGCGACTCGACGCCCTCTCAGCCCCCGGCGGCTTACAAGTCTGCGGCAACGCCCAAAACTGCGTAGCCGTCTGTCCGAAAAACATCCCACTGACCACCTCCATCGCGCGCGCCGGCCGGCAGCTCACAGGCTACATGTTCCGCAAGTTCTTTGATCGTTAA
- the sdhA gene encoding succinate dehydrogenase flavoprotein subunit, producing MSKQRVVVIGGGLAGLAATMKLAELGIAVDCISLTPVKRSHSVCAQGGINSVNELTRQQGDTEWHHFDDTVYGGDFLQHQPPVKEMAYWAPRIIDLMDRLGVPFNRTPEGFRDQRRFGGTLFKRTSFAGATTGQQLLYALDEQVRRWHAEGSVAMYEGWDFLSPVIDEDGRCRGVVAQNLVTMEIRSFPADAVVLATGGCGLIFGRSTMSMACTGSAVSRAAQAGAKYANAEFIQVHPTAIPGADKLRLMSESARGEGGRVWVPRKPHDPRDPKQIPEAERYYFLEERYPEYGNLVPRDIATREIFDVCVNDGLSVEADRQCVYLDLTHISREELDRKLGGILHIYEKFQGVDPREYPMKIFPAVHYSMGGLWADYERTPEGGLQPGSPRNHQTHIPGLYAIGECDYQYHGANRLGANSLLSCIFTGLFIAPGIANMFKSLKESATDEKFVSLLRGQRALKQLEHENLLKREGGRENPYVIHQELGDVMTKAATVVRRNDQLTAAIETVNKLAERVENCSLSDTGNWTNQNVVFTKAVRDMFPVAKAILKGALARDECRGAHYKPAFDMPGIDATDPAEHRRQAEAWCDKFEEKNRKWLKTTIASIDKSGEPTLSYEDVDTSLIPPRPRLYGLVGAEVIEQVWRERQDKKDSQSNDLKTKESLVASQT from the coding sequence ATGAGTAAACAAAGAGTTGTCGTAATAGGTGGTGGACTGGCAGGGTTGGCAGCCACCATGAAATTGGCCGAGTTGGGAATCGCTGTTGACTGCATCAGTCTCACGCCAGTCAAGCGCTCGCATAGCGTCTGCGCTCAAGGGGGTATCAATAGCGTCAACGAGCTTACCCGGCAACAAGGCGATACCGAATGGCATCACTTCGATGATACTGTCTACGGTGGCGATTTTCTCCAGCATCAGCCTCCGGTAAAGGAGATGGCCTATTGGGCACCACGAATTATCGACCTGATGGACCGACTCGGCGTTCCGTTCAACCGCACCCCGGAAGGATTCCGCGATCAACGCCGCTTCGGCGGAACACTCTTCAAACGCACCTCGTTTGCCGGTGCGACGACAGGTCAACAACTGCTCTATGCCCTCGACGAACAGGTACGTCGCTGGCATGCTGAAGGCTCCGTCGCTATGTACGAAGGGTGGGACTTTCTAAGTCCCGTCATCGACGAGGATGGGCGTTGCAGAGGGGTGGTCGCGCAGAATCTTGTGACGATGGAAATCCGCTCTTTCCCTGCCGATGCCGTTGTCCTGGCAACCGGCGGATGTGGACTGATCTTTGGTCGCAGCACCATGTCGATGGCTTGCACCGGCAGCGCCGTAAGCCGTGCCGCCCAGGCCGGGGCAAAGTATGCCAATGCCGAGTTCATTCAGGTCCACCCGACCGCCATTCCCGGTGCCGACAAGCTGCGTTTGATGAGTGAATCGGCACGTGGCGAGGGTGGCAGGGTTTGGGTTCCTCGCAAGCCACACGATCCTCGTGATCCCAAGCAGATCCCCGAAGCCGAGCGGTACTATTTCCTCGAAGAGCGATACCCGGAATACGGCAATCTGGTCCCCCGCGACATCGCCACTCGAGAGATTTTCGACGTCTGCGTTAACGACGGCCTCAGTGTGGAAGCCGACCGGCAATGTGTGTACTTGGATCTGACACACATTTCTCGCGAAGAGTTGGACCGCAAGCTCGGCGGCATCCTACACATCTACGAGAAGTTCCAGGGGGTCGATCCGCGGGAGTACCCCATGAAGATTTTCCCCGCCGTGCATTACTCGATGGGGGGCCTATGGGCTGACTACGAACGAACTCCAGAAGGTGGCCTCCAACCGGGTTCTCCTCGGAATCACCAGACACATATCCCTGGTCTCTACGCTATCGGCGAGTGTGATTACCAATATCATGGAGCGAATCGGTTGGGTGCTAACTCGCTCTTGTCTTGCATCTTTACCGGACTGTTCATTGCCCCAGGTATTGCGAACATGTTCAAGTCCCTCAAAGAGTCTGCCACTGACGAAAAGTTTGTCAGTCTCTTGCGAGGTCAACGTGCCCTTAAGCAACTGGAGCACGAGAACCTGCTCAAGCGCGAAGGGGGCCGAGAAAATCCGTACGTCATTCATCAAGAACTGGGCGACGTGATGACCAAAGCCGCCACCGTGGTACGGCGAAATGATCAGCTCACCGCTGCCATCGAAACGGTGAATAAACTAGCAGAGCGAGTTGAAAATTGCTCGCTCTCGGACACAGGGAACTGGACGAATCAGAATGTCGTCTTCACCAAGGCAGTGCGCGATATGTTCCCCGTCGCCAAAGCGATTCTCAAGGGAGCCCTGGCCCGCGATGAATGTCGTGGCGCTCATTACAAACCGGCCTTCGACATGCCCGGCATCGATGCCACCGATCCTGCCGAGCATCGCCGCCAAGCCGAGGCGTGGTGTGACAAATTCGAGGAAAAGAATCGCAAGTGGCTCAAGACCACGATCGCCAGCATCGACAAATCCGGCGAGCCCACGCTCAGTTACGAAGACGTCGACACTTCGCTGATTCCGCCGCGCCCTCGACTCTATGGCCTGGTCGGTGCAGAAGTGATCGAACAAGTTTGGCGGGAGCGCCAGGACAAAAAGGATTCCCAGTCGAATGACCTAAAAACGAAAGAGTCACTCGTTGCCAGCCAAACTTAG